The following coding sequences lie in one Micromonospora sp. R77 genomic window:
- the prfH gene encoding peptide chain release factor H — MIVHLLVSAGRGPRECAWALARILPRLEADAARQQLTTQRVETVPGDRPGTHRSVLLRISGAGSGAFAESWSGTLCWQAPSPYRTGAGRKNWYVTARPCQVDTLRTTFRETDVDIVACRTGGPGGQHRNKASTAVRATHRPSGTVVVVDTERQFGLNRRIALDLLRQRLDEGDEVAGRAVTAARRRLHDELVRGDPVRVFTPAPRSSTR; from the coding sequence ATGATCGTCCACCTGCTCGTGTCGGCAGGGCGTGGCCCGCGCGAGTGCGCCTGGGCGCTGGCCCGGATCCTGCCCCGTCTGGAGGCCGACGCCGCCCGGCAGCAGCTGACCACCCAGCGGGTGGAGACCGTTCCCGGCGACCGGCCCGGCACCCACCGATCGGTCCTGCTCCGGATCTCCGGAGCAGGATCCGGGGCGTTCGCCGAGTCGTGGAGCGGGACATTGTGCTGGCAGGCCCCGAGCCCCTACCGGACCGGAGCCGGCCGGAAGAACTGGTACGTCACCGCCCGGCCGTGCCAGGTCGACACCCTGCGGACCACGTTCCGGGAGACGGATGTGGACATCGTCGCCTGCCGCACCGGGGGGCCCGGCGGTCAACACCGGAACAAGGCCAGCACGGCGGTACGGGCGACCCACCGGCCCTCGGGAACCGTCGTCGTGGTCGACACGGAACGGCAGTTCGGCCTCAATCGCCGGATCGCCCTCGACCTGCTGCGACAGCGTCTCGACGAGGGCGACGAGGTGGCCGGGCGGGCGGTGACGGCCGCCCGCCGGCGCCTGCACGACGAGCTCGTACGCGGCGACCCGGTCCGGGTGTTCACGCCGGCGCCGCGAAGCAGCACACGCTGA